The genomic interval ATTAACTACCATTTCTTTAATGATGAAATGATTATAACTAAAAGAGAATATTAGAGAATGGGTGAATCTGAAGCAGCTATCACAATACAAGGATTTTTTAGGCGCCATCTACTAGAAAAGCAAATGGTTTTGCACCAGGCCATTTCTAAGAGTCCAAATGTGTCGTTATTGCATATGATGAACCTACGATTTCAATGCATGAGGGCAGTAGCAGCAGCAAAGCTTCCTCTCAAAAAACCAATTGAAGATAAAGAGCAGGAAGTTCGTATTATTGCTGGTGTAAAAAGGCTTGCAACAGATAGCGGAATAATAGATTTAGATACAATCGATCGTATATTCCAACATTACTTTGAATTATCCAAAGCGATTCAACGTCCATATTACGGATTGATCTGGGATAAAGCCCCTCGTGATACTCAAACGTTAGTAAGTAATGCTTATATTCAACTTCGTAATTTAGTATCCCAAGCTGGTTTTGTTCATATAATATATTGTCAAGAAGAACGACCTTTTCAATGCGCTGAAGTATTAGTTCTTGCTCGTGATATTATTCAGCAGGTAAATCAAGAAATCATCAATATCTTATCTAACAATGAGAAGCATAAATTAAATGAAGTTACCAAAGAAGAAATGGCAGAAGTTATAAGAATAATGTTAGCAAATTATATGACACCTAATGAACTAAAAAGCGGCATGAAAACGATACAATCATTAGCTAGTGAGTTAAATGGTTTTTCTTTGTCAAGATGTTAATTATTGAGTTAAAACCTTGGGTGTGTCAGTAGGTCTGTTTCTGATAGCAAATTGGGTGAAGAGGAAAGAAATGGTTAAAAAAATTCTCGTATTTTGCGTATTAATAAACATTTTTAATATATCTAATGCTACATCTTTTGTTGTAGAGCCGCAAACAAAGACCACTCAGGAGAAGATGAACAGTCTCGCAAATGTAGAAAAAACGAGTACAAGAGTTAACCAAGACATGTTACCCACCCCGTATAATTATTTACTGACCCAACCACTAATGACGAAAGGCATAGAAAAATATTATCAGCGCACACCCATTATTCAAACGATTTATGCCATAAAAAACCGGCAT from Legionella antarctica carries:
- a CDS encoding chorismate mutase, producing the protein MGESEAAITIQGFFRRHLLEKQMVLHQAISKSPNVSLLHMMNLRFQCMRAVAAAKLPLKKPIEDKEQEVRIIAGVKRLATDSGIIDLDTIDRIFQHYFELSKAIQRPYYGLIWDKAPRDTQTLVSNAYIQLRNLVSQAGFVHIIYCQEERPFQCAEVLVLARDIIQQVNQEIINILSNNEKHKLNEVTKEEMAEVIRIMLANYMTPNELKSGMKTIQSLASELNGFSLSRC